A window from Citrobacter amalonaticus encodes these proteins:
- the leuD gene encoding 3-isopropylmalate dehydratase small subunit: MAEKFTQHNGLVVPLDAANVDTDAIIPKQFLQKVTRTGFGAHLFNDWRFLDEKGQQPNPEFVLNFPEYQGASILLARENFGCGSSREHAPWALTDYGFKVVIAPSFADIFYGNSFNNQLLPVKLSDEEVDELFTLVQANPGIHFEVDLEAQVVKAGEKTYHFNIDAFRRHCMLNGLDSIGLTLQHEDAIAAYEEKQPAFMR, encoded by the coding sequence ATGGCAGAGAAATTTACCCAACATAACGGCCTGGTTGTCCCGCTGGATGCCGCCAACGTCGATACTGACGCCATCATTCCTAAGCAGTTTTTGCAGAAGGTTACCCGCACCGGTTTTGGCGCGCACCTGTTCAATGACTGGCGTTTTCTGGATGAAAAAGGTCAGCAGCCGAATCCGGAGTTCGTCCTGAACTTCCCTGAATACCAGGGCGCCTCGATTCTGCTGGCGCGTGAAAACTTCGGCTGCGGCTCTTCTCGTGAGCACGCGCCGTGGGCGTTGACGGATTACGGCTTCAAAGTGGTGATTGCGCCGAGCTTCGCGGACATCTTCTACGGCAACAGCTTTAACAACCAACTGCTGCCCGTGAAGTTAAGTGATGAAGAAGTCGACGAGTTGTTTACGCTGGTACAGGCGAATCCGGGTATTCACTTCGAAGTGGATCTGGAAGCGCAGGTCGTGAAAGCAGGCGAGAAAACGTATCACTTTAACATCGACGCCTTCCGCCGCCACTGCATGCTGAACGGTCTGGACAGCATCGGGTTGACGCTGCAACACGAAGACGCGATCGCCGCCTACGAAGAGAAACAACCGGCGTTTATGCGCTAA
- the leuC gene encoding 3-isopropylmalate dehydratase large subunit: MAKTLYEKLFDAHVVYEAQNETPLLYIDRHLVHEVTSPQAFDGLRAHGRPVRQPGKTFATMDHNVSTQTKDINASGEMARIQMQELIKNCNEFGVELYDLNHPYQGIVHVMGPEQGVTLPGMTIVCGDSHTATHGAFGALAFGIGTSEVEHVLATQTLKQGRAKTMKIDVKGTAAPGITAKDIVLAIIGKTGSAGGTGHVVEFCGDAIRALSMEGRMTLCNMAIEMGAKAGLVAPDETTFNYVKGRLHAPKGKDFDDAVAYWKTLQTDADARFDTVVTLQAEEIAPQVTWGTNPGQVISVTDNIPDPASFTDPVERASAEKALAYMGLKPGVPLTEVAIDKVFIGSCTNSRIEDLRAAAEVAKGRKVAPGVQALVVPGSGPVKAQAEAEGLDKIFIEAGFEWRLPGCSMCLAMNNDRLNPGERCASTSNRNFEGRQGRGGRTHLVSPAMAAAAAVTGHFADIRSIK, from the coding sequence ATGGCTAAAACGTTATACGAAAAATTGTTTGATGCGCACGTCGTCTATGAAGCGCAAAACGAAACCCCGCTGCTGTATATCGACCGACATCTGGTGCATGAAGTGACCTCTCCGCAGGCGTTCGACGGCCTGCGTGCGCATGGTCGCCCGGTTCGCCAGCCGGGTAAAACCTTTGCCACGATGGATCACAACGTCTCCACGCAGACCAAAGATATCAATGCGTCCGGCGAGATGGCGCGTATCCAGATGCAGGAACTGATTAAGAACTGTAACGAATTTGGCGTTGAGCTGTACGATCTGAACCACCCGTATCAGGGCATCGTTCACGTGATGGGGCCCGAACAAGGCGTCACCCTGCCGGGAATGACCATCGTCTGCGGCGACTCGCATACCGCGACCCACGGCGCCTTTGGCGCGCTGGCGTTCGGTATCGGCACCTCCGAAGTCGAGCACGTGCTGGCTACCCAGACCCTGAAGCAGGGCCGCGCCAAAACCATGAAGATTGATGTCAAAGGCACCGCAGCGCCGGGAATCACCGCCAAAGACATCGTACTGGCGATTATCGGTAAAACCGGTAGCGCCGGCGGTACCGGTCATGTCGTTGAGTTTTGTGGCGATGCCATCCGAGCCCTGAGCATGGAAGGCCGCATGACCCTGTGCAACATGGCGATTGAAATGGGTGCCAAAGCCGGATTAGTCGCCCCGGATGAAACCACCTTTAACTACGTCAAAGGTCGTCTGCACGCGCCGAAAGGTAAAGATTTTGATGACGCAGTCGCGTACTGGAAAACGTTGCAAACCGACGCCGACGCACGCTTTGATACGGTTGTCACCTTACAAGCTGAAGAGATTGCTCCTCAGGTGACCTGGGGAACCAATCCGGGCCAGGTGATCTCCGTGACGGACAACATTCCCGATCCGGCGTCGTTTACCGATCCGGTTGAGCGCGCCAGTGCTGAAAAAGCGCTGGCCTATATGGGCCTGAAACCGGGTGTACCGTTAACGGAAGTGGCGATCGATAAAGTGTTCATCGGCTCGTGCACTAACTCGCGTATTGAAGATTTGCGCGCCGCCGCAGAGGTCGCCAAAGGTCGTAAAGTCGCGCCGGGCGTCCAGGCGCTGGTGGTTCCAGGATCCGGTCCGGTCAAAGCGCAGGCAGAAGCGGAAGGGTTAGATAAGATCTTTATCGAAGCCGGATTCGAATGGCGTCTGCCGGGGTGCTCCATGTGTCTGGCGATGAATAACGATCGCCTGAATCCGGGCGAACGCTGCGCGTCAACCAGCAACCGTAACTTTGAAGGGCGTCAGGGCCGCGGTGGGCGTACCCATCTGGTCAGCCCGGCGATGGCCGCGGCTGCCGCCGTTACCGGTCATTTTGCCGACATTCGCAGCATCAAATAA
- the leuB gene encoding 3-isopropylmalate dehydrogenase — MSKNYHIAVLPGDGIGPEVMTQALKVLDAIRHRFEMRITTSHYDVGGAAIDNHGQPLPKATVEGCEQADAVLFGSVGGPKWEHLPPDSQPERGALLPLRKHFKLFSNLRPAKLYQGLEAFCPLRADIAANGFDILCVRELTGGIYFGQPKGREGSGQHEKAFDTEVYHRFEIERIARIAFESARKRRRKVTSIDKANVLQTSILWREIVNEIAKEYPDVELAHMYIDNATMQLIKDPSQFDVLLCSNLFGDILSDECAMITGSMGMLPSASLNEQGFGLYEPAGGSAPDIAGKNIANPIAQILSLALLLRYSLDADDAASAIERAVNRALEEGIRTGDLARGAAAVGTDEMGDIIARYVAQGV, encoded by the coding sequence ATGTCGAAGAATTACCATATTGCTGTTTTGCCGGGCGACGGTATTGGTCCGGAAGTGATGACGCAAGCCCTGAAAGTCCTGGACGCTATTCGCCATCGTTTTGAGATGCGCATTACCACCAGCCATTATGATGTCGGCGGCGCGGCGATCGACAACCACGGTCAACCGCTGCCGAAGGCGACGGTGGAAGGCTGCGAACAGGCCGATGCCGTTCTGTTTGGCTCCGTCGGCGGCCCGAAATGGGAACATCTGCCGCCGGACAGCCAGCCGGAACGCGGCGCGCTGCTGCCGCTGCGCAAGCACTTCAAACTGTTCAGCAACCTGCGTCCGGCAAAACTGTATCAGGGACTGGAAGCATTCTGCCCTCTGCGCGCCGACATCGCCGCGAATGGCTTCGACATTTTGTGCGTCCGTGAACTGACCGGCGGGATCTACTTCGGTCAGCCAAAAGGTCGCGAAGGCAGCGGCCAGCATGAAAAAGCGTTCGATACCGAGGTCTATCACCGCTTTGAAATTGAACGTATCGCGCGCATTGCGTTTGAGTCTGCGCGTAAACGCCGCCGTAAAGTGACCTCCATCGACAAAGCTAACGTTCTGCAAACGTCTATTTTGTGGCGCGAAATCGTCAATGAAATTGCCAAAGAATATCCGGACGTTGAGCTGGCGCACATGTACATCGACAACGCCACCATGCAGTTGATTAAAGACCCGTCCCAGTTTGACGTGCTGCTGTGCTCCAACCTGTTTGGCGACATTCTGTCTGATGAATGCGCGATGATCACCGGCTCGATGGGGATGTTGCCCTCCGCCAGTCTGAACGAGCAGGGTTTTGGTTTGTATGAACCGGCGGGCGGCTCCGCACCGGATATTGCCGGCAAGAATATTGCTAACCCGATTGCGCAAATTTTATCGCTGGCGCTGCTGCTGCGCTACAGCCTGGATGCCGATGACGCGGCATCCGCCATTGAACGTGCGGTTAACCGCGCATTAGAAGAAGGTATCCGCACCGGTGATTTAGCCCGTGGCGCGGCTGCCGTCGGTACCGATGAGATGGGCGACATCATTGCTCGTTATGTCGCACAAGGGGTGTAA
- the leuA gene encoding 2-isopropylmalate synthase, producing the protein MSQQVIIFDTTLRDGEQALQASLSVKEKLQIALALERMGVDVMEVGFPVSSPGDFESVQTIARQVKNSRVCALARCVEKDIDVAAESLKVAEAFRIHTFIATSPMHIATKLRSTLDEVIERAVYMVKRARNYTDDVEFSCEDAGRTPIADLARVVEAAINAGAKTINIPDTVGYTMPFEFAGIISGLYERVPNIDKAIISVHTHDDLGLGVGNALAAVHAGARQVEGAMNGIGERAGNCSLEEVIMAIKVRQDILNVNTRINHQEIWRTSQLVSQICNMPIPANKAIVGSGAFAHSSGIHQDGVLKNRENYEIMTPESIGLNQVQLNLTSRSGRAAVKHRMDEMGYKESEYSLDNLYDAFLKLADKKGQVFDYDLEALAFIGKQQEEPEHFRLDYFSVQSGSNDIATASVKLACGSDVKAEAANGNGPVDAIYQAINRITDYDIELVKYSLSAKGHGKDALGQVDIVANYNGRRFHGVGLATDIVESSAKAMVHVLNNIWRAAEVEKELQRKAQNNENNKETV; encoded by the coding sequence ATGAGCCAGCAAGTCATTATTTTCGATACCACTTTACGCGACGGTGAACAGGCGTTACAGGCAAGCCTGAGTGTGAAAGAGAAGCTGCAGATTGCGCTGGCCCTTGAGCGTATGGGTGTTGACGTGATGGAAGTCGGCTTTCCGGTCTCCTCTCCCGGCGACTTCGAATCCGTACAAACTATCGCTCGTCAGGTCAAGAACAGCCGGGTTTGCGCATTAGCCCGCTGTGTGGAAAAAGATATCGACGTCGCGGCTGAGTCGCTGAAGGTTGCTGAAGCCTTCCGTATTCATACCTTTATCGCCACCTCACCGATGCATATCGCTACTAAACTGCGCAGCACGCTGGACGAGGTGATTGAGCGCGCGGTCTATATGGTGAAACGCGCACGTAATTACACCGACGATGTAGAATTCTCTTGTGAAGATGCTGGCCGTACGCCGATCGCCGATCTGGCCCGCGTTGTGGAAGCCGCCATTAATGCTGGTGCTAAAACCATCAACATTCCGGACACCGTCGGCTACACCATGCCCTTCGAGTTTGCGGGCATTATCTCCGGTCTGTATGAGCGCGTACCAAACATCGATAAAGCGATCATTTCCGTCCATACCCATGACGACTTAGGTCTGGGCGTCGGCAACGCGCTGGCTGCGGTTCACGCTGGCGCCCGTCAGGTTGAAGGCGCGATGAACGGCATTGGCGAGCGTGCCGGTAACTGTTCGCTGGAAGAGGTAATCATGGCGATTAAAGTTCGCCAGGACATCCTGAACGTCAACACTCGCATTAACCATCAGGAGATCTGGCGTACCAGTCAGTTGGTCAGCCAGATCTGCAACATGCCGATCCCGGCGAACAAAGCGATTGTCGGCAGCGGTGCGTTTGCCCACTCCTCAGGGATCCACCAGGACGGCGTGCTGAAGAACCGTGAAAACTACGAAATCATGACGCCGGAATCCATCGGTCTGAATCAGGTGCAGTTGAATCTGACCTCCCGTTCCGGGCGCGCAGCGGTAAAACACCGTATGGATGAGATGGGTTATAAAGAGAGTGAATACAGCCTGGACAATCTGTACGACGCCTTCCTGAAGCTGGCCGACAAGAAAGGTCAGGTGTTTGATTACGATCTGGAAGCGCTGGCGTTTATTGGTAAGCAACAGGAAGAGCCTGAGCACTTCCGCCTGGATTATTTCAGCGTCCAGTCTGGCTCTAACGATATCGCCACTGCCTCCGTCAAGCTGGCCTGCGGCAGTGACGTAAAAGCCGAAGCGGCTAACGGTAACGGCCCGGTCGATGCCATTTACCAGGCGATCAACCGCATTACCGATTACGACATTGAACTGGTGAAATATAGCCTGTCCGCCAAAGGACATGGCAAAGACGCACTGGGTCAGGTCGATATCGTCGCCAACTATAACGGACGTCGTTTCCACGGCGTCGGTCTGGCGACAGACATTGTTGAATCTTCCGCGAAAGCGATGGTGCACGTGCTGAACAACATCTGGCGTGCGGCAGAAGTCGAAAAAGAGTTGCAACGTAAAGCTCAGAACAACGAGAACAACAAGGAAACCGTGTGA
- the leuL gene encoding leu operon leader peptide gives MIRIARFNGLLLLNASSLRGRLVSGIQH, from the coding sequence ATGATTCGTATCGCTCGCTTTAACGGTCTACTACTACTAAACGCATCTTCGTTGCGCGGTAGACTGGTGAGCGGCATTCAGCATTAA
- the leuO gene encoding transcriptional regulator LeuO, whose protein sequence is MPEVTVDKPNPHHLEMDKPQLRMVDLNLLTVFDAVMQEQNITRAAHALGMSQPAVSNAVARLKVMFNDELFVRYGRGIQPTARAFQLFGSVRQALQLVQNELPGSGFEPGSSERVFHLCVCSPLDNILTSLIYNRIEKIAPNIHVVFKSSLNKDTEHQLRYQETEFVISYEEFRRPEFTSIPLFNDEMVLVASRKHPRINGPLVESDVYNEQHAVVSLDRFDSFSRPWYDSVDSQSCVAYQGMALISVLNVVSQTHLVAIAPRWLAEEFAPSLDLQILPLPLKLNSRTCYLSWHEAAGRDKGHQWMEELLASVCKR, encoded by the coding sequence ATGCCAGAAGTAACCGTTGATAAACCTAATCCCCATCATTTAGAGATGGATAAACCGCAACTTCGTATGGTTGATCTTAATCTATTGACTGTATTTGATGCGGTAATGCAGGAGCAGAATATTACCCGTGCCGCGCATGCTCTCGGCATGTCGCAACCAGCCGTAAGTAACGCCGTGGCGCGTCTTAAAGTGATGTTTAATGACGAACTTTTTGTGCGCTACGGTCGCGGTATTCAACCCACCGCGCGGGCCTTCCAGCTTTTCGGTTCCGTCCGCCAGGCGCTGCAATTAGTGCAGAATGAATTGCCCGGTTCAGGATTTGAACCTGGCAGCAGTGAGCGCGTGTTTCATCTTTGCGTTTGCAGTCCGCTGGATAATATTCTGACCTCTTTAATTTATAATCGTATTGAAAAGATCGCCCCTAATATTCATGTTGTATTTAAGTCCTCTTTAAATAAGGATACTGAACACCAATTACGTTATCAGGAAACTGAGTTCGTTATTAGTTATGAAGAATTCCGTCGTCCTGAATTTACAAGTATTCCATTGTTTAATGACGAAATGGTGCTGGTCGCCAGTCGTAAGCATCCACGCATTAACGGACCATTGGTGGAAAGCGATGTTTATAATGAACAGCATGCGGTCGTTTCACTTGACCGTTTTGACTCGTTTAGTCGGCCCTGGTATGACTCGGTTGATTCGCAATCGTGTGTAGCCTATCAGGGGATGGCATTAATCAGTGTGCTTAATGTTGTTTCGCAAACGCATCTGGTGGCTATTGCCCCTCGCTGGTTAGCTGAAGAGTTTGCACCCTCTCTGGATCTACAAATATTACCGTTACCTTTAAAATTGAATAGCAGAACTTGTTATCTGTCATGGCATGAAGCTGCGGGTCGGGACAAAGGGCACCAATGGATGGAAGAACTGTTAGCTTCCGTCTGCAAGCGTTAG
- the ilvI gene encoding acetolactate synthase 3 large subunit, with amino-acid sequence MEMLSGAEMVVRSLIDQGVKQVFGYPGGAVLDIYDALHTVGGIDHVLVRHEQAAVHMADGLARATGEVGVVLVTSGPGATNAITGIATAYMDSIPLVILSGQVATSLIGYDAFQECDMVGISRPVVKHSFLVKQTEDIPQVLKKAFWLAASGRPGPVVVDLPKDILNPGKKLPYSWPESVSMRSYNPTTAGHKGQIKRALQTLVAAKKPVVYVGGGAVTAGCHEQLRQTIETLNLPVVSSLMGLGAFPATHRQSLGMLGMHGTYEANMTMHNADVIFAVGVRFDDRTTNNLAKYCPNATVLHIDIDPTSISKTVTADIPIVGDARQVLEQLLELLPQESAQQPLDDIRDWWQQIERWRARQCLKYDTHSESIKPQAVIEAIWRLTNGGAYVTSDVGQHQMFAALYYPFDKPRRWINSGGLGTMGFGLPAALGVKMALPEETVVCVTGDGSIQMNIQELSTALQYKLPVLVLNLNNRYLGMVKQWQDMIYSGRHSQSYMQSLPDFVRLAEAYGHVGIQISRPDQLESQLSEALAQVKNGRLVFVDVTVDGSEHVYPMQIRGGGMDEMWLSKTERT; translated from the coding sequence ATGGAGATGTTGTCTGGAGCCGAAATGGTCGTCCGATCGCTTATCGATCAGGGCGTTAAGCAGGTATTCGGTTATCCCGGGGGCGCCGTCCTCGATATTTATGATGCGTTGCATACGGTCGGTGGGATCGATCATGTGCTCGTCCGCCATGAACAGGCGGCCGTGCATATGGCCGATGGCCTGGCGCGGGCAACGGGGGAAGTGGGCGTGGTGCTGGTAACTTCCGGCCCAGGCGCCACCAATGCGATTACTGGAATCGCAACGGCGTATATGGATTCTATTCCGTTAGTGATTCTTTCCGGTCAGGTCGCGACCTCGTTGATTGGCTACGACGCCTTTCAGGAGTGCGACATGGTGGGGATCTCCCGCCCGGTCGTGAAACACAGTTTTCTGGTGAAGCAGACGGAAGATATTCCACAGGTGCTGAAAAAGGCCTTCTGGCTGGCGGCGAGCGGTCGTCCGGGTCCGGTGGTGGTGGATTTGCCGAAGGATATTCTTAATCCCGGCAAAAAACTGCCTTATTCCTGGCCAGAATCAGTCAGCATGCGGTCGTATAACCCGACCACGGCGGGCCATAAAGGGCAGATTAAGCGCGCTCTGCAAACGCTGGTTGCGGCAAAAAAACCGGTTGTCTATGTCGGCGGCGGGGCGGTGACGGCGGGGTGCCACGAGCAGCTGCGTCAGACCATCGAAACGCTTAACCTGCCGGTGGTCTCTTCGCTGATGGGGCTTGGGGCATTTCCCGCAACGCACCGTCAGTCGCTCGGGATGCTGGGCATGCATGGTACTTATGAAGCCAACATGACGATGCATAACGCCGATGTGATTTTTGCCGTTGGGGTACGTTTTGACGATCGCACAACGAATAATCTGGCCAAGTATTGCCCGAATGCAACGGTGTTGCATATTGATATCGACCCGACATCCATTTCCAAGACGGTGACGGCGGATATCCCGATTGTCGGGGATGCACGTCAGGTGCTGGAGCAGTTACTGGAATTATTGCCGCAGGAATCCGCTCAGCAGCCGCTGGATGATATTCGTGACTGGTGGCAACAGATTGAACGCTGGCGCGCGCGTCAGTGCCTGAAATATGACACGCACAGCGAAAGTATCAAACCGCAGGCGGTCATTGAGGCTATCTGGCGTCTGACCAATGGCGGTGCGTATGTGACGTCGGATGTGGGTCAGCATCAGATGTTTGCCGCCCTTTATTACCCCTTCGATAAACCGCGCCGTTGGATCAACTCTGGTGGTCTCGGTACGATGGGTTTCGGCCTGCCTGCGGCACTGGGGGTAAAAATGGCGCTGCCGGAGGAAACGGTGGTCTGTGTGACCGGTGACGGCAGTATTCAGATGAACATTCAGGAGTTGTCGACCGCGCTGCAGTATAAACTGCCGGTTCTGGTGCTAAACCTGAACAACCGTTATCTGGGCATGGTGAAGCAGTGGCAGGACATGATCTACTCGGGTCGTCATTCTCAATCGTATATGCAGTCGCTGCCTGATTTTGTTCGCCTGGCGGAAGCCTACGGACATGTCGGCATTCAGATTTCTCGTCCTGATCAACTGGAAAGTCAATTGAGTGAAGCGCTGGCGCAAGTGAAAAACGGTCGTCTGGTGTTTGTTGATGTTACCGTCGATGGCAGCGAACACGTCTACCCGATGCAGATTCGCGGCGGCGGGATGGATGAAATGTGGTTAAGTAAAACGGAGAGGACCTGA
- the ilvN gene encoding acetolactate synthase small subunit, with protein MRRILSVLLENESGALSRVIGLFAQRGYNIESLTVAPTDDPTLSRMTIQTVGDEKVLEQIEKQLHKLVDVLRVSELGHGAHVEREIMLVKIQASGYGREEVKRNTEIFRGQIIDVTPNLYTVQLAGTSDKLDAFLATLREVAKIVEVARSGVVGLSRGDKIMR; from the coding sequence ATGCGCCGGATATTATCAGTACTGCTGGAGAACGAATCCGGTGCGCTGTCGCGCGTGATCGGCCTTTTTGCTCAGCGGGGTTACAACATTGAGAGCCTGACCGTCGCGCCGACGGACGATCCGACGCTCTCTCGTATGACCATCCAGACGGTAGGCGATGAGAAAGTACTGGAGCAAATTGAAAAGCAACTGCACAAGCTGGTGGATGTGTTGCGGGTCAGCGAACTTGGGCACGGCGCGCACGTCGAGCGCGAAATCATGCTCGTGAAGATTCAGGCCAGCGGCTATGGTCGGGAAGAGGTGAAACGCAACACGGAGATTTTTCGTGGACAGATTATTGATGTCACGCCAAACCTCTATACCGTTCAGTTGGCGGGGACCAGCGATAAGCTGGACGCTTTTCTGGCAACGCTGCGCGAAGTGGCGAAAATCGTTGAGGTTGCGCGTTCCGGTGTGGTGGGACTATCGCGCGGCGACAAAATAATGCGCTAA
- the cra gene encoding catabolite repressor/activator, whose translation MKLDEIARLAGVSRTTASYVINGKAKQYRVSDKTVEKVMAVVREHNYHPNAVAAGLRAGRTRSIGLVIPDLENTSYTRIANYLERQARQRGYQLLIACSEDQPDNEMRCIEHLLQRQVDAIIVSTSLPPEHPFYQRWANDTFPIVALDRALDREHFTSVVGADQDDAEMLAAELRKFPADTVLYLGALPELSVSFLREQGFRAAWKDDPREVNFLYANSYERDAAAQLFEKWLETHPMPQALFTTSFALLQGVMDVTLRRDGKLPSDLAIATFGDNELLDFLQCPVLAVAQRHRDVAERVLEIVLASLDEPRKPKPGLTRIKRNLYRRGVLSRS comes from the coding sequence GTGAAACTGGATGAAATCGCTCGGCTGGCTGGTGTATCGCGAACGACTGCAAGCTACGTAATTAACGGAAAAGCAAAGCAATACCGCGTGAGCGACAAGACTGTCGAAAAAGTCATGGCGGTGGTGCGTGAGCATAATTACCACCCGAATGCTGTGGCTGCCGGGCTGCGTGCTGGACGCACACGTTCTATCGGTCTGGTGATCCCGGATCTGGAGAACACGAGCTATACCCGTATTGCGAATTATCTTGAACGCCAGGCGCGCCAGCGTGGTTATCAACTGCTGATTGCCTGTTCGGAAGATCAGCCTGATAACGAAATGCGTTGCATTGAACATCTTTTACAGCGTCAGGTTGATGCGATCATTGTCTCCACATCGTTGCCGCCGGAACACCCGTTCTATCAACGCTGGGCCAATGATACCTTCCCAATTGTGGCGCTGGATCGTGCATTAGATCGTGAACATTTTACCAGTGTCGTGGGTGCCGATCAGGACGATGCCGAAATGCTGGCCGCAGAGTTGCGTAAGTTCCCGGCTGACACCGTGCTCTATCTGGGCGCGCTGCCGGAGTTGTCTGTGAGCTTCCTGCGCGAGCAGGGTTTCCGTGCTGCCTGGAAAGACGATCCGCGTGAAGTGAATTTTCTGTATGCCAACAGCTATGAGCGTGACGCGGCGGCACAGCTATTTGAAAAATGGCTGGAGACGCATCCGATGCCGCAGGCGCTGTTTACCACCTCATTTGCCCTGTTGCAGGGGGTGATGGATGTGACGTTGCGTCGTGATGGTAAGCTGCCTTCCGACCTGGCGATTGCGACCTTTGGCGACAACGAACTGCTGGATTTCTTACAGTGCCCGGTTCTGGCCGTGGCGCAGCGCCATCGTGATGTTGCAGAGCGCGTGCTGGAAATTGTCCTGGCGAGTCTGGATGAGCCGCGTAAACCAAAACCTGGTTTAACGCGCATTAAACGTAATCTCTATCGTCGTGGCGTATTAAGCCGCAGCTAG
- the mraZ gene encoding division/cell wall cluster transcriptional repressor MraZ: protein MFRGATLVNLDSKGRLSVPTRYRDQLIESATGQMVCTIDIHHPCLLLYPLPEWEIIEQKLSRLSSMNPVERRVQRLLLGHASECQMDSAGRLLVAPVLRQHAGLTKEVMLVGQFNKFELWDETTWYQQVKEDIDAEQSATGTLSERLQDLSL from the coding sequence ATGTTCCGGGGAGCAACGTTAGTCAATCTCGACAGTAAAGGGCGCTTATCTGTGCCTACCCGTTACCGGGATCAACTGATCGAGAGTGCTACCGGTCAAATGGTTTGTACCATTGACATCCATCACCCGTGCCTGCTGCTTTACCCCCTGCCTGAATGGGAAATTATCGAGCAAAAATTATCGCGTCTGTCGAGCATGAACCCGGTAGAACGCCGTGTGCAGCGTTTACTGTTGGGGCATGCCAGTGAATGTCAGATGGACAGTGCCGGGCGATTGTTGGTGGCGCCTGTCCTGCGGCAACATGCCGGGCTGACAAAAGAAGTGATGCTGGTTGGACAGTTCAATAAGTTTGAACTGTGGGATGAAACGACCTGGTATCAACAGGTCAAGGAAGATATCGACGCTGAGCAGAGTGCGACCGGGACGTTGTCGGAGCGCCTGCAGGACTTGTCTCTATAA
- the rsmH gene encoding 16S rRNA (cytosine(1402)-N(4))-methyltransferase RsmH has protein sequence MMENFKHTTVLLDEAVNGLNIRPDGIYIDGTFGRGGHSRLILSQLGEEGRLLAIDRDPQAIAVAQTINDPRFSIIHGPFSALADYVGERELTGKIDGILLDLGVSSPQLDDAERGFSFMRDGPLDMRMDPTRGQSAAEWLQTAEEADIAWVLKTFGEERFAKRIARAIVERNREQPMTRTKELAEVVAAATPVKDKFKHPATRTFQAVRIWVNSELEEIEQALKSSLSVLAPGGRLSVISFHSLEDRIVKRFMREQSRGPQVPAGLPMTEEQLKKLGGRELRALGKLMPGEEEVAENPRARSSVLRIAERTNA, from the coding sequence ATGATGGAAAATTTTAAACACACCACGGTGCTGCTGGACGAGGCCGTAAACGGTCTCAATATTCGTCCTGATGGCATCTACATTGATGGAACATTTGGTCGCGGTGGTCACTCGCGTCTCATTCTCTCGCAGCTTGGCGAAGAGGGACGTCTGCTGGCAATCGATCGCGATCCGCAGGCGATCGCCGTCGCCCAGACCATCAATGATCCTCGCTTCTCCATCATCCATGGACCTTTCTCCGCGCTGGCTGACTATGTTGGCGAGCGCGAACTGACCGGCAAGATCGACGGGATTCTTCTCGATCTTGGCGTCTCTTCACCGCAGCTTGACGACGCTGAGCGCGGTTTTTCTTTCATGCGTGACGGCCCGCTGGATATGCGCATGGATCCCACTCGCGGCCAGTCGGCTGCTGAATGGCTGCAAACCGCAGAAGAAGCCGATATCGCCTGGGTGCTGAAAACCTTTGGCGAAGAGCGTTTTGCCAAACGTATTGCCCGCGCCATCGTTGAGCGCAACCGCGAACAGCCCATGACCCGCACGAAAGAACTGGCGGAAGTGGTCGCGGCGGCAACGCCGGTGAAAGACAAATTCAAACATCCCGCGACCCGTACCTTCCAGGCGGTGCGCATCTGGGTGAACAGTGAACTGGAGGAGATAGAGCAGGCGCTAAAAAGCTCGCTCAGCGTGCTGGCCCCGGGGGGGCGGCTTTCTGTCATCAGTTTCCACTCGCTGGAAGACCGCATTGTGAAACGCTTTATGCGTGAGCAAAGCCGTGGTCCGCAGGTTCCGGCAGGATTACCGATGACGGAAGAGCAGCTCAAAAAACTGGGCGGTCGTGAGCTAAGAGCATTAGGCAAGTTGATGCCGGGTGAAGAAGAGGTTGCAGAGAATCCTCGTGCCCGTAGTTCAGTTCTGCGTATTGCAGAGAGGACGAACGCATGA